The following coding sequences lie in one Verrucomicrobiota bacterium genomic window:
- a CDS encoding PAS domain S-box protein — translation MFHLESQANAPGLLILEPIYSLPKPQTVEARRQQLLGFAYGSMIANGPWAGRGSLTNRALVAWTFCGSADPKALGFRGGGERETTGAAESALTRMRTLNLFGRGWQLQFRSLPALERSPERALPWIVFLAGLTISGALSLIAASQARARRAAETHAENLRAAEDAILREKRFSEEILNDMPGVFVLLDDAGRLIKWNRFLEEITGLPGSELRALRGGELFGLGGAGGVQEHSAEVFEKGRAQMEIRLRAKEGKSVPYYFTGYRFQTADKAFCIGIALDLSQKEKSDREIETVQQLMRQVIACAQQGMAVYDKSLRCVVWNPYWENLSGIDAVRASGQTPSALFEADLARRIERRLREVLSGGHPAEESYEAKFVG, via the coding sequence TTGTTTCATCTCGAGTCGCAAGCCAACGCCCCGGGTCTGTTGATCCTGGAGCCGATCTACTCGCTCCCCAAGCCTCAAACGGTCGAGGCCAGGCGCCAGCAACTCTTGGGGTTCGCTTACGGTTCGATGATCGCGAATGGACCCTGGGCGGGAAGAGGGTCCCTCACAAACCGCGCACTGGTGGCCTGGACGTTCTGCGGTTCGGCGGATCCGAAAGCCCTTGGGTTTCGTGGCGGAGGGGAAAGGGAAACCACGGGGGCGGCGGAATCCGCGTTGACCCGCATGCGAACGCTGAACTTGTTTGGGCGCGGCTGGCAATTGCAGTTTCGCAGTTTGCCGGCCTTGGAACGGTCTCCGGAGCGGGCGCTGCCCTGGATTGTGTTCCTCGCGGGTTTGACGATCAGCGGCGCGTTGAGCCTGATCGCGGCCAGCCAAGCGCGAGCCCGGAGAGCGGCGGAAACCCACGCGGAGAACTTGCGTGCCGCCGAGGATGCGATTTTGCGGGAGAAGCGCTTTTCAGAGGAGATCCTCAACGACATGCCCGGTGTCTTCGTCCTGCTGGACGATGCGGGACGTCTGATCAAATGGAACCGTTTTCTCGAGGAGATCACCGGGCTGCCCGGGTCAGAATTGCGGGCGCTGCGGGGCGGAGAGTTGTTCGGGTTGGGGGGAGCCGGGGGCGTGCAGGAACATTCGGCGGAGGTCTTCGAGAAGGGCCGCGCTCAGATGGAAATTCGGTTGCGCGCCAAGGAAGGCAAGAGTGTCCCGTATTATTTCACAGGCTACCGCTTTCAGACTGCGGACAAGGCATTCTGCATCGGCATTGCCCTGGACCTGAGCCAGAAGGAAAAGTCCGACCGGGAGATTGAAACGGTTCAGCAGCTCATGCGGCAGGTCATTGCCTGCGCCCAGCAGGGCATGGCGGTCTATGACAAGTCGCTCCGGTGCGTCGTTTGGAATCCTTATTGGGAAAACCTCTCCGGAATCGATGCCGTGCGGGCGTCCGGACAAACGCCATCCGCGCTTTTTGAAGCGGACCTGGCTCGAAGAATTGAAAGACGGCTGCGCGAGGTGCTTTCCGGAGGACATCCGGCGGAGGAGTCTTATGAAGCCAAATTCGTCGGGG
- the dusB gene encoding tRNA dihydrouridine synthase DusB has translation MKLGRLELSSNLFLSPLAGYTNLPFRLVIRELGGIDLATTDLVNARSLLERNRKALKLIETCPEDRPLAVQLFGAVPEEMRDAAQYLESIGVQSIDINMGCPVRKVCRVGGGSAMMTELGRTSALVRSMVESVRLPVTAKMRLGWDAENLTAPDLTRALEDAGVAGVFVHGRTREQGFGGTVNLAGIRMVVQAAKTIPVIGNGDVTTPEAARVMIEQTGCAGVSIGRGAFYNPWVFRNTRQLLDRGMVSDDPSFDERVQVMTRHLDRMVEVFGEELGCRMFRKVGPWYSKRFGPANVFNKRIVLLSRRAEFDEIMEAYRDWRKQFLDEQGGLKAGYRPPPLAVTLGEEVSPGVASRKEIPVPRGPVEHW, from the coding sequence TTGAAACTCGGGCGGCTCGAACTGTCTTCCAATCTCTTTCTGTCCCCATTGGCGGGCTACACCAATCTTCCCTTTCGCCTCGTCATTCGCGAGTTGGGGGGCATTGATCTGGCGACCACGGATCTTGTCAACGCCCGGTCGCTCCTGGAACGTAATCGGAAGGCCCTCAAATTGATCGAAACCTGCCCCGAGGATCGTCCGCTCGCGGTGCAATTGTTTGGCGCCGTGCCCGAGGAGATGCGCGATGCCGCACAGTACTTGGAATCGATCGGAGTGCAATCGATCGACATCAACATGGGCTGTCCGGTGCGCAAAGTGTGCCGCGTCGGCGGGGGCTCGGCGATGATGACCGAGCTTGGAAGAACCTCGGCCCTGGTTCGGTCCATGGTCGAGTCGGTGCGCCTGCCCGTGACGGCGAAAATGCGGCTCGGTTGGGACGCCGAGAATCTGACCGCGCCTGATTTAACCCGTGCCTTGGAGGACGCCGGAGTGGCGGGGGTGTTTGTGCATGGACGAACCCGGGAACAGGGTTTTGGCGGGACGGTCAATCTCGCCGGAATCCGAATGGTGGTGCAGGCGGCGAAAACCATTCCGGTGATCGGTAATGGCGATGTAACCACCCCGGAAGCAGCGCGGGTCATGATCGAGCAAACCGGGTGCGCGGGAGTCAGCATTGGCCGGGGGGCGTTTTACAATCCCTGGGTTTTTCGGAACACCCGCCAACTGCTCGACCGGGGAATGGTGTCAGACGATCCCAGTTTCGACGAACGCGTGCAAGTCATGACCCGGCACCTGGACCGGATGGTGGAGGTGTTTGGAGAAGAACTCGGATGCCGGATGTTTCGAAAAGTGGGGCCGTGGTACAGCAAGCGATTCGGTCCGGCCAATGTCTTCAACAAACGCATCGTGCTCCTCTCCCGTCGCGCCGAGTTTGATGAGATCATGGAAGCTTATCGTGATTGGAGAAAACAGTTTCTGGACGAACAGGGCGGGTTGAAGGCAGGATACCGACCTCCGCCGCTGGCCGTTACTCTGGGAGAAGAAGTGTCTCCTGGCGTAGCCTCACGGAAGGAGATTCCCGTACCGAGAGGTCCAGTTGAACATTGGTGA
- a CDS encoding beta-galactosidase, producing the protein MHFGTDYYPEHWVYPYAGSPEEPESRWKRDAALMAAAGMNVVRLGEFAWGLYEPEEGRFDFAWMRRAMDVMHGAGLRIVLGTPTAAPPIWLAKKYPEILPVDAHGTRMNEGTRKAVCLNSEVFWEYSKRIVAQTAQALGDHPGLVAWQIDNGLGGHNMEASFNEHTRRDWIAWLKAKYETLERFNELTGTRFWGQLVTDWEQVPMPKKAPTVYNPALVIDWMRFSSDTIVAYARMQADLLHELSPGIPVTSNLRALTRRFDHFDMAGVLDFVAVDTYAANKARASELACDADKLRCLKKSGIKAPGGDEGFWVIEQKAGNVNWQEVNTLVRPGVIRLLTYQLISRGADGILYFLWRQPRIGSEKFYGGVLSHDGRGDNRTYKEICQIGEELKLLDPVLKGSKVVADVCILISHDNDWALQLKPQPNKHFSQHEHLMLFYSALHDRNIPVDFARPTEDLSRYKLVIAPSLHLLAGGEADLLKLYVQNGGTLVGTFNTGLVDEHHMAPDNGYPHDLLDLFGMEVLEFDPLPPGEENQLNFKGTFPSTHLHSSRLWCDLIEPKECQVVATYVKDFYAGRPAITINDFGAGKAIYLGTMSQQPFYHDLVAWLRQLCGLHPLIKVPDTVEVSLRRKASTNIYFLLNHQATPARIQFHRPMHDFLTGNAVQGNFDLPPHGVLVLDESAAPAS; encoded by the coding sequence ATGCATTTCGGTACTGACTATTATCCGGAGCACTGGGTTTATCCCTATGCTGGAAGTCCTGAAGAACCTGAATCCCGATGGAAACGCGACGCGGCCTTGATGGCTGCAGCGGGGATGAACGTCGTTCGCCTCGGCGAATTCGCCTGGGGACTCTACGAACCGGAGGAGGGCCGATTCGATTTCGCCTGGATGCGCCGCGCGATGGATGTGATGCACGGGGCCGGGTTGCGGATCGTCTTGGGCACTCCCACGGCCGCCCCTCCGATCTGGCTGGCCAAGAAGTATCCGGAAATCCTACCGGTTGACGCGCACGGGACCCGAATGAACGAGGGCACTCGCAAGGCGGTGTGTCTCAATAGTGAAGTTTTCTGGGAATACTCCAAGCGCATCGTGGCCCAGACCGCCCAGGCGCTGGGAGATCATCCGGGACTGGTGGCGTGGCAGATCGACAACGGTCTGGGAGGCCACAACATGGAGGCCAGCTTCAACGAGCACACCCGGCGGGACTGGATCGCGTGGTTGAAAGCGAAGTATGAGACCCTGGAGCGGTTCAACGAATTGACGGGGACCCGCTTCTGGGGACAGTTGGTGACGGACTGGGAACAGGTGCCCATGCCGAAGAAAGCGCCGACGGTTTATAATCCGGCGCTGGTCATCGACTGGATGCGATTCTCGAGCGACACCATTGTCGCCTACGCGCGGATGCAGGCGGATTTGCTCCATGAACTCTCCCCGGGCATTCCGGTGACCAGCAACCTCCGGGCGCTGACCCGCAGGTTTGATCATTTCGACATGGCGGGCGTGCTCGACTTCGTGGCGGTGGACACCTACGCCGCGAACAAGGCGAGAGCCTCGGAGCTCGCTTGTGACGCGGACAAACTGCGCTGCTTGAAGAAGAGCGGCATCAAGGCGCCTGGCGGAGATGAGGGGTTCTGGGTCATCGAACAAAAGGCGGGCAACGTCAACTGGCAGGAAGTCAACACCTTGGTCCGCCCGGGGGTGATCCGTCTTCTGACCTATCAACTGATCTCACGCGGGGCCGATGGCATCCTCTACTTCCTGTGGCGCCAGCCGAGGATCGGGTCGGAGAAGTTCTACGGCGGGGTGCTCAGCCACGACGGACGCGGCGACAACCGGACCTACAAGGAAATCTGCCAGATTGGAGAGGAGCTCAAGCTGCTGGATCCGGTGTTGAAGGGGAGCAAGGTCGTGGCTGACGTTTGCATCCTCATCAGTCACGACAACGACTGGGCGTTGCAGCTCAAGCCGCAGCCGAACAAACATTTCAGCCAGCATGAACATCTCATGCTGTTTTACAGCGCGCTCCACGACCGCAATATCCCCGTCGATTTTGCCCGTCCAACGGAGGATCTCTCCCGTTACAAGCTCGTCATCGCACCTTCATTGCATTTGCTCGCGGGCGGGGAGGCGGACCTCCTCAAGCTCTACGTGCAAAACGGTGGAACGCTGGTGGGCACGTTTAACACCGGCCTCGTGGACGAGCACCATATGGCGCCGGACAATGGTTATCCGCATGACCTGCTGGATTTGTTCGGCATGGAGGTTCTGGAGTTCGATCCTTTGCCTCCAGGCGAGGAGAACCAATTGAACTTCAAGGGAACCTTTCCCTCCACTCATTTGCACTCGTCGCGGCTGTGGTGTGACCTGATCGAGCCCAAGGAGTGCCAGGTGGTGGCCACTTACGTGAAAGATTTTTACGCCGGACGACCGGCGATCACGATCAACGACTTCGGGGCGGGGAAAGCGATTTACCTGGGCACCATGAGCCAGCAGCCCTTTTACCACGATCTCGTCGCGTGGTTGCGGCAGTTGTGTGGTCTGCATCCGTTGATCAAGGTTCCGGACACGGTGGAAGTGAGCTTGCGCCGCAAGGCTTCGACGAACATTTATTTTCTTCTCAACCACCAGGCCACTCCGGCGCGCATTCAATTCCACCGGCCCATGCACGATTTTCTGACCGGCAACGCGGTGCAGGGTAATTTCGACCTCCCCCCGCACGGCGTGCTGGTGCTGGATGAGTCGGCTGCTCCGGCTTCTTAG